The following are from one region of the Corylus avellana chromosome ca1, CavTom2PMs-1.0 genome:
- the LOC132167290 gene encoding cytochrome P450 714C2-like isoform X1 produces MELLLLLVKIIITISLLALVSTLMKMCEALILKPKRLRSILRKQGIRGPPPSFLLGNTGDMKKMKSSAKKAQQKGEQAITHNCSSAVYPVFDEWRKSYGPIFMFSLGNIQILHVNDPEVVKEISICNSLDFGKPSYQSKEHGPLLGQGILASNGASWAHQRKILSPELYMNKVKGMMKIMVESSMTLVNSWRIESEGGVADVHIDEYMKSFSGDVISRACFGSNYSKGEEIFLKLGALKEHLSKKFFYNGIPGMRYFPTKSSREIWRLEKEIRALILKAVKERKQEASGNDLLHTILEAATNGGFSQDETDRFIVDNCKNIYSAGYENTAVSATWTLMLLASNPEWQARVRAEVLQVCGSQMPDADMVRKMKTLTMVIHESLRLYPPTPVVSREALEDLKFGDIQVPKGFNVWTMLVTLHQDPDIWGPDAKEFNPERFVNGINGACKLPHVYMPFGVGPRTCLGQNFAMAELKIILALIVSNFSFSLSPKYRHSPSLRLVIAPEHGVNLLIKSL; encoded by the exons ATGGAGCTTCTATTGCTTCTTGTTAAGATCATCATCACAATCTCCTTGCTTGCCTTGGTTAGCACGTTAATGAAGATGTGTGAAGCTCTAATATTGAAGCCAAAAAGGCTTCGATCAATACTGAGAAAACAGGGGATCAGAGGCCCTCCACCCTCTTTTTTGCTTGGAAATACTGGTgacatgaagaagatgaaatccTCGGCCAAAAAGGCTCAACAAAAAGGAGAGCAAGCAATAACCCACAATTGCTCTTCCGCAGTCTATCCAGTCTTTGATGAGTGGAGAAAATCATATG GTCCAATATTTATGTTCTCACTTGGCAACATACAAATACTGCACGTGAACGATCCTGAGGTGGTAAAGGAAATAAGCATATGCAATTCTTTAGACTTTGGAAAGCCTTCCTATCAATCCAAAGAGCATGGTCCTCTGCTTGGCCAAGGGATCCTGGCTTCAAATGGAGCATCATGGGCTCACCAGAGGAAAATCCTTTCTCCCGAACTGTACATGAATAAGgttaag GGCATGATGAAGATAATGGTGGAGTCCTCGATGACACTGGTGAATTCATGGAGGATAGAAAGTGAGGGTGGAGTTGCAGATGTTCACATTGATGAATATATGAAAAGCTTTTCGGGAGATGTAATATCAAGAGCCTGTTTTGGGAGCAACTATTCCAAAGGGGAAGAGATATTTTTAAAGCTTGGAGCACTTAAAGAGCACCTCTCTAAAAAGTTCTTCTACAATGGCATTCCTGGAATGAG GTATTTTCCAACGAAGAGTAGCAGGGAAATATGGAGGCTAGAAAAAGAGATTCGCGCTTTGATTCTCAAGGCAGTAAAGGAAAGGAAGCAAGAAGCATCAGGGAATGATTTGTTACATACGATCCTTGAAGCTGCCACCAACGGTGGATTTTCCCAAGATGAGACAGACCGCTTCATTGTTGACAATTGCAAGAACATATACTCTGCTGGGTACGAGAATACTGCTGTCTCCGCAACGTGGACATTGATGTTGTTGGCCTCAAATCCAGAATGGCAAGCCAGAGTTCGTGCCGAGGTGCTCCAAGTTTGCGGGAGTCAAATGCCTGATGCTGACATGGTTCGCAAAATGAAAACA TTGACGATGGTAATTCATGAATCATTGCGACTTTACCCTCCAACCCCGGTGGTGTCCAGAGAGGCATTGGAAGACTTAAAATTCGGAGATATTCAGGTGCCCAAGGGTTTCAATGTCTGGACCATGTTGGTAACCTTGCACCAAGACCCTGATATATGGGGACCCGATGCCAAGGAGTTTAACCCTGAGAGGTTTGTCAATGGTATCAATGGTGCATGCAAGCTCCCTCACGTGTACATGCCTTTTGGAGTTGGGCCGCGCACGTGTTTGGGGCAAAACTTTGCCATGGCAGAGCTCAAAATTATTTTAGCTCTAATTGTATCCAACTTCTCATTCTCCTTGTCACCCAAATACAGACACTCCCCGTCATTGAGGTTGGTTATAGCGCCTGAACATGGTGTCAACCTCCTTATTAAGAGCTTGTGA
- the LOC132167290 gene encoding cytochrome P450 714C2-like isoform X2, giving the protein MELLLLLVKIIITISLLALVSTLMKMCEALILKPKRLRSILRKQGIRGPPPSFLLGNTGDMKKMKSSAKKAQQKGEQAITHNCSSAVYPVFDEWRKSYGPIFMFSLGNIQILHVNDPEVVKEISICNSLDFGKPSYQSKEHGPLLGQGILASNGASWAHQRKILSPELYMNKGMMKIMVESSMTLVNSWRIESEGGVADVHIDEYMKSFSGDVISRACFGSNYSKGEEIFLKLGALKEHLSKKFFYNGIPGMRYFPTKSSREIWRLEKEIRALILKAVKERKQEASGNDLLHTILEAATNGGFSQDETDRFIVDNCKNIYSAGYENTAVSATWTLMLLASNPEWQARVRAEVLQVCGSQMPDADMVRKMKTLTMVIHESLRLYPPTPVVSREALEDLKFGDIQVPKGFNVWTMLVTLHQDPDIWGPDAKEFNPERFVNGINGACKLPHVYMPFGVGPRTCLGQNFAMAELKIILALIVSNFSFSLSPKYRHSPSLRLVIAPEHGVNLLIKSL; this is encoded by the exons ATGGAGCTTCTATTGCTTCTTGTTAAGATCATCATCACAATCTCCTTGCTTGCCTTGGTTAGCACGTTAATGAAGATGTGTGAAGCTCTAATATTGAAGCCAAAAAGGCTTCGATCAATACTGAGAAAACAGGGGATCAGAGGCCCTCCACCCTCTTTTTTGCTTGGAAATACTGGTgacatgaagaagatgaaatccTCGGCCAAAAAGGCTCAACAAAAAGGAGAGCAAGCAATAACCCACAATTGCTCTTCCGCAGTCTATCCAGTCTTTGATGAGTGGAGAAAATCATATG GTCCAATATTTATGTTCTCACTTGGCAACATACAAATACTGCACGTGAACGATCCTGAGGTGGTAAAGGAAATAAGCATATGCAATTCTTTAGACTTTGGAAAGCCTTCCTATCAATCCAAAGAGCATGGTCCTCTGCTTGGCCAAGGGATCCTGGCTTCAAATGGAGCATCATGGGCTCACCAGAGGAAAATCCTTTCTCCCGAACTGTACATGAATAAG GGCATGATGAAGATAATGGTGGAGTCCTCGATGACACTGGTGAATTCATGGAGGATAGAAAGTGAGGGTGGAGTTGCAGATGTTCACATTGATGAATATATGAAAAGCTTTTCGGGAGATGTAATATCAAGAGCCTGTTTTGGGAGCAACTATTCCAAAGGGGAAGAGATATTTTTAAAGCTTGGAGCACTTAAAGAGCACCTCTCTAAAAAGTTCTTCTACAATGGCATTCCTGGAATGAG GTATTTTCCAACGAAGAGTAGCAGGGAAATATGGAGGCTAGAAAAAGAGATTCGCGCTTTGATTCTCAAGGCAGTAAAGGAAAGGAAGCAAGAAGCATCAGGGAATGATTTGTTACATACGATCCTTGAAGCTGCCACCAACGGTGGATTTTCCCAAGATGAGACAGACCGCTTCATTGTTGACAATTGCAAGAACATATACTCTGCTGGGTACGAGAATACTGCTGTCTCCGCAACGTGGACATTGATGTTGTTGGCCTCAAATCCAGAATGGCAAGCCAGAGTTCGTGCCGAGGTGCTCCAAGTTTGCGGGAGTCAAATGCCTGATGCTGACATGGTTCGCAAAATGAAAACA TTGACGATGGTAATTCATGAATCATTGCGACTTTACCCTCCAACCCCGGTGGTGTCCAGAGAGGCATTGGAAGACTTAAAATTCGGAGATATTCAGGTGCCCAAGGGTTTCAATGTCTGGACCATGTTGGTAACCTTGCACCAAGACCCTGATATATGGGGACCCGATGCCAAGGAGTTTAACCCTGAGAGGTTTGTCAATGGTATCAATGGTGCATGCAAGCTCCCTCACGTGTACATGCCTTTTGGAGTTGGGCCGCGCACGTGTTTGGGGCAAAACTTTGCCATGGCAGAGCTCAAAATTATTTTAGCTCTAATTGTATCCAACTTCTCATTCTCCTTGTCACCCAAATACAGACACTCCCCGTCATTGAGGTTGGTTATAGCGCCTGAACATGGTGTCAACCTCCTTATTAAGAGCTTGTGA